Part of the Deltaproteobacteria bacterium genome is shown below.
CGAGCTTGCCCATGTACTTCGCCATCTCGACGCGCCAGCGCGTGCCGAAGGTGAGGATCATCACCTGGCGCAGCAGCGACTTTTCCTCGCCGAGCGCGATGAGCTCGCCGCCGCCCTGGCTCGTGATGACGCGATAGGTGTCGCTCACCTCCTGGTAGAAGGCGGGCATCGGCGTCGGCTTGAACTCGCCCCGCGAGCCGTGCGCGACCCAGTCCGCGCGCTCGTACTCGTCGTGCAGGCGCTTGGTGACGTCGATGGCCCCGATGGCGCCGTTCTTCTCCTTGAGGTCGCGGACGAGCTTGAGAAGCGCCGGCATGGTCTGCGGATGCGGCGGCGAGCTGCCGATGATGATCATGATGCGGCGCGCGATCTTCCGCCACGAGAGCTCGGTCATCGCGGCGTCTACGGCCTCGTACACGGCCTCCGGATAGTCGCCGCCGCCGTCGGAGCGCAGGTTCACCACGAAGGCCTGCACCTTGTCGGTCTTGAAGCTGAAGTCCACCCACTTCGTGACGTACTCGTCGCCCTTGTCTCGGTACGCGACGACGGCCACGCGGCTCGACGGCACCATACGCTGGAGGTCGGCGATGAAGCCCCGCACCTGGTTCTTCACGTCGTCGATGATCGACTGCATGCTGTTGGTGGTGTCGATCAGGAGCACGAGGTCGACGCCGACCTTGCGCAGGCTGCCGAGCACGTCGCCGAAGCCGCTTCCTCCGGGGCCGCCCCCGGCGAGCCCCGAGCCGCCGAACGAGAGCGGGATGTCGAGGCTCCCCGGCGCCGCGCCGACGCTCGGCGCGACGCCGATCCGCGGCAGGTCGGGCGCCCGCACGTTGGCGACCGCGGCGGGCGCGCTCGGGCCCGCGACCGAGCCGGCGGTCCGCGGCTGCGTGATCACCGGACGCAGCTGCCCGGCGATGTCGGTCAGCGCGGGCGCACCGTCGACGTCCGAGTCCTCGACCGCCGCCGGCGGCTCGACGATCTTCACGTTGATCTTCCGGACCTGCTTCGCGACGGTCACGCTGATGGTCGCGAGGGCGAGCAGCAGGCCGGCATGAAAGGCCGCCGACAAGAGAAACGCCGGAAGGGCGCTGCGGACCGGAAAGGCGTTCGCGAGCGGGTCGTCCTCGGGCGGCGGTTTGGCGGGAGCACTCATCGGCGACTCGTCTGGTGCGGTGTCCGGGCGCGCCGCGAGCCTACTGGGCCGCCCTCCCCCGCTCCGCGGCGATCGCCACCTGCGTCGCCCCCGCGCGCTGCGCCGCCGAGAGGATCCGGACGGCGTCGCCGAGCAGCACCTCGCGGTCGCCCTGGAGCACGACGGGCGTGTCGGGGCGCGTGGCGAGGAGGCTCTTCAGCGTGCCTTCGAGCCCTTCGAGAGCGACGAGGTCGGCGTTCACGTAGATCTCGTGGAGCGGCGTCACCGTGATCGTGATCTCGCGCGGCGCGCTCTGCGTGCTGTCGACCTCGGGGAGCATGACCTTGGCGCCGGTGTCGACCATGGCGACGCTCGTCACCATGAAGATAATGAGGAGTACGAGGAAGATGTCCGTCAGCGGCGTGATGTTGATGTCGGCCATGATGTGCGACCGACCACCGGCGGGAAGCTTAGCGAAGGCCATCCGCGACCCTCGCCTGGCGCGGCGCGCGGCTGCCGGCGGTGCGCAAGGCCTCGATCAACCGGGCCGCACCGATGGTCAGTGCCGCCTCGATGCGATCCAGCCGGACCTGGAAGTAGTTGTAGAAGATGAGCGCGATGATGGCGACGCCGAGGCCGAGCGCGGTCGCGACGAGCGCCTCGGAAATGCCGCTCGCCACCACCGCGAATCCGCCGCTCCCGAGCGCCGCCATGTTGTGGAAGGCCTTGATGATGCCGACGACGGTGCCGAAGAGGCCGATGAACGGGGCGCTCGACGCGACCGTCCCCAGGATCCAGAGCGGCCGCTTCAGCTGCTCGATCTCCTCGAAGCGCCGTTCGGCGCCGAGGTCGGCCAGGTCCTCCGCGTCGAGCGCGCCGCCCTGACGGACCACCTCGGCGAAGACGCGCCCGGGCGCCGAGCCGCGCGCGGCCTCGGCCTGCTGCAACGCGGCCTCGACGTCGCCGCGCGCGAGATCGGCATGCACGCCGCGCGTCAGCTCGGCGGTTTCGCCCACCAGGTTGCGGAAGCTCCACAGCCGCTCGGCGATCACGGTGACGCTCACGATCGACATGACGATGAGCGGGTACGTGGCGAGCCACCCCTGCTGGATCATGGCGAGCATGTTCAAGTTCGCGGTCGGTTCCACTCGGTGGGCTCCTCTCTCACGGGTGCAGCGGACTCCGGCACTCTTCGTCGACGCTACACGATCGCTACCGTCCGGGCAAAATCACGAAGCGATATATGAAGGCAAGTAGGGGTTCCGATCGCCGAAAACGTTCCGAGCGGAAATGGCACGCGAGCGCACCTCGGCTTTTGCGCCCCTCGGTGGCCTGTGGTACTCGCAGCTCGCCTTGGGGTCGCGCATCTTCGCCACCAAATCGGTCGAAGTGCTGCGCGCCGAGCTCGCCTCCGCCGATCGACTGCATCGCGTGCTCGGGCCGGTCGCGCTCACGTCGCTCGGCGTCGGCGCCATCATCGGCGCCGGCATCTTCGTCATGACCGGTCTCGCGGCGCGCGATTTCGCCGGCCCCTCGTTGATGCTGTCCTTCGTGCTGGCCGGCACCGGCTGCGCGCTTGCCGCGCTGTGCTATGCCGAGTTCGCCTCGATGATTCCGGTCGCGGGGAGCGCGTACACGTACGCGTACGCGACGCTCGGCGAGCTCGCGGCCTGGATCATCGGCTGGGATCTCGTGCTCGAGTACGCGATCGCGTCGTGCGCGGTCGCGCACGGCTGGTCGCACTACCTCCAGGCGTTTCTCGGACTCTTCGAGGTCCACCTGCCTCCCGCGCTCGCGATCGACCCCATGAGCGCCGCCCCGGAGGTCGTCGCGGGGGCCTGGCACCTCGGCCCCGTCCCGATCGTGTTCGATCTGCCGGCGGTGGCCGTCGTGCTGCTGCTCACGGGCGTACTCGTCGTCGGCATCCGCGAAAGCGCGGGCCTCAACTCCCTGATCGTCGCGCTCAAGCTCGGCATCGTCATCTTCGTCATCGCCGCCGGGCTCGGGCACGTCGACACGGCGAACTGGCATCCGTTCTTCCATCACGAGAAAGGACTCGCCGGCACGTTTCAGGGCGCCGCGTACGTGTTCTTCGCGTACATCGGCTTCGACTCGATCAGCACCCACGCCGAGGAAGCCCGGAACCCCGAGCGCGACGTCCCGATCGGCATCCTCGTCTCACTCGCCCTCTGCACCGTGCTCTACATCGCGGTCGCGGGCGTGCTGACCGGCATGGTGCCCTACACGCAGCTCGACATCGACGCCCCGATCGCGCACGCCTTCGCGAGCTTCGGGCTGCCGGTCGCGACCTTCATCGTCGCCTTCGGCGCCGTCGCGGGGATC
Proteins encoded:
- a CDS encoding MotA/TolQ/ExbB proton channel family protein; the encoded protein is MLAMIQQGWLATYPLIVMSIVSVTVIAERLWSFRNLVGETAELTRGVHADLARGDVEAALQQAEAARGSAPGRVFAEVVRQGGALDAEDLADLGAERRFEEIEQLKRPLWILGTVASSAPFIGLFGTVVGIIKAFHNMAALGSGGFAVVASGISEALVATALGLGVAIIALIFYNYFQVRLDRIEAALTIGAARLIEALRTAGSRAPRQARVADGLR
- a CDS encoding VWA domain-containing protein, with product MSAPAKPPPEDDPLANAFPVRSALPAFLLSAAFHAGLLLALATISVTVAKQVRKINVKIVEPPAAVEDSDVDGAPALTDIAGQLRPVITQPRTAGSVAGPSAPAAVANVRAPDLPRIGVAPSVGAAPGSLDIPLSFGGSGLAGGGPGGSGFGDVLGSLRKVGVDLVLLIDTTNSMQSIIDDVKNQVRGFIADLQRMVPSSRVAVVAYRDKGDEYVTKWVDFSFKTDKVQAFVVNLRSDGGGDYPEAVYEAVDAAMTELSWRKIARRIMIIIGSSPPHPQTMPALLKLVRDLKEKNGAIGAIDVTKRLHDEYERADWVAHGSRGEFKPTPMPAFYQEVSDTYRVITSQGGGELIALGEEKSLLRQVMILTFGTRWRVEMAKYMGKLE
- a CDS encoding amino acid permease, with the translated sequence MARERTSAFAPLGGLWYSQLALGSRIFATKSVEVLRAELASADRLHRVLGPVALTSLGVGAIIGAGIFVMTGLAARDFAGPSLMLSFVLAGTGCALAALCYAEFASMIPVAGSAYTYAYATLGELAAWIIGWDLVLEYAIASCAVAHGWSHYLQAFLGLFEVHLPPALAIDPMSAAPEVVAGAWHLGPVPIVFDLPAVAVVLLLTGVLVVGIRESAGLNSLIVALKLGIVIFVIAAGLGHVDTANWHPFFHHEKGLAGTFQGAAYVFFAYIGFDSISTHAEEARNPERDVPIGILVSLALCTVLYIAVAGVLTGMVPYTQLDIDAPIAHAFASFGLPVATFIVAFGAVAGITSVLLVMMLSQARILLAMARDGLLPPGFFAAIHPRYRTPHRSTILVGVIVAVVAALLPLKVLAELVNIGTLFAFVVVCAAVLIMRYTRPDVPRPFRTPFVPVVPVLGIAANLTLMIALGWHNWARLFAWLAIGLVIYGCYGYHQSRFAPVRVDR
- a CDS encoding biopolymer transporter ExbD, producing MAFAKLPAGGRSHIMADINITPLTDIFLVLLIIFMVTSVAMVDTGAKVMLPEVDSTQSAPREITITVTPLHEIYVNADLVALEGLEGTLKSLLATRPDTPVVLQGDREVLLGDAVRILSAAQRAGATQVAIAAERGRAAQ